Sequence from the Candidatus Methylacidiphilales bacterium genome:
AAACATCTACCTCTACAACATCGATGATCTAGCTCTCATCGCACAAAACAACATGCTACAGCGCCAGGCCGCAATCGCCAAAGCCAAAGAAATTCTCCTTCCCCACGCCGCACGTTTTATCCAATGGCTAGAAAAAAACTATCACCCCTCACCTCTTCACCCTACACCAGCAAAGGATTGGCAACTCTCGCCTCAATTCAAAGCTTAATCCATCACCCGACTTGCCACTCCCTCACACCCTTTTGCCGACGGCAGGCCTCCACTTGAGCTCGCAGCAATTCACGAAAATGTTGCGCATCACGAATCCCCCTCACCACAAATCGCGGAGCCGTAGCATCCCCCGAAATAACGATCACATCGCCCGCACCGATAAATCGCATCAACAACGGCTCGATCAATTCCGTATCGCGCACGCGATAAAGCTCCACCTCTTCAGTGCGTTTGGTAAAGACTCCCCTCACTTGCCGCAGCCGTTCAGTAGTCAGAATGTAATGATGACACTGCACCTCAATCACTTTCCACATCGAGTAAAATAAAACCGGCAAAAGAATCGGAGAGAGAATTAACCAATACCACTCTGTTTTTTCTTGCCACTGAAGCAAATCAAAAACCCCCTTGAGCAAAGGCGGCACCACCGCAAACAAACCCAATGTCAAAGCATGATACCTAGCATTGATCAGATGACTAGGATGCCCATGCCATACCGTCCGCTCACCCCCCGCCTCACTCACCACCGACCTCGGCTCTGAAACAAAAGACGCTTCTACTTGTCCAGGAGATCCCGTTTCATCGGAATGCATAAATCACAAACGGCACGACATACAACAGCGAAAACACAAATACCCACACAATATCCACGAAATGCCAATACAACCCCACGTTCTCAAACATCACATACCGCGTTGCCGTCACTTTGCCCGTCAGCAAGCGAACCCACGCCCACAATAGCAGCCCGATCCCAATCGCAACGTGAGCACCGTGAAAGCCTGTCAGGGTAAAAAACGTCGCCGCATAAAGACCCCCTTCATTAATCCAAAGCCCCTCATGCTTCAAGTGCCACCACTCAAACGCCTGCCCACAAAGGAAAATCACACCCAATATCGTCGTCAACGTCAACCAACCTAAAGCCCGATCCGCGCGATCACCTCTTAGCGCAACCTCCGAAAGATGAAACGTCCAACTGCTAGCCAAAAGCAACACCGTGTTGAGAATCATCAACCAATTCATCCATGAAAGTGGCCATTCCAAATGATAATACGCGCCCGATTCAGGAAGCCATGTCGAAAGATTGCTAATGAAAAGAACAACATAACCCGCAATCAATCCCAAAAACAGCATCGCCTCAGACAGCAAGAAGATGAACATCCCAAAGCGAGCCGTAATTGCATAGGCTCGACTGCTGTGGCTGTTTTCACTCTCAGCAACTACAGGGAGCGCCGTCGTATTCATGCCTATTGCTTAGTAAGGATAAACCAAAAAGCAACGCTCAAGATAATCACCGCGACCAAAATTAAAACAAGCAACGTGACCCGATTCCTACGGCGCACGCTTTCCGGTATCTCCTGCATCTTCCCTTCTTGCATCCTCCCTACCTACAGCCTTCCTTGCCGCTTGTCATCCACCAATCTGCGCGGCATAAGAGCCCGATGAAATCACAACGCCTAGTTGCCCTCATCATTCGCGACGGATGGGGCATCCAAGCTCAATCCCATCTAAGCCCAGAAAAAATCGGCGATGCCACACGGCTCGCTGCCACACCTTATCACGACTACCTCTACGCGCACTACCCCATGGCAACACTCAGCGCAAGCGGCCTCGATGTCGGCCTTCCCGAAGGTCAGATGGGTAACAGCGAAGTCGGTCACCTCAACCTCGGCGCAGGACGCATTGTCTACCAAGACCTCACCCGCATCCATCAGGATATCGCCTCAAAAAAATTCTTCAGAAACCCAACGCTCTTAAGTTTCCTCCACTCCCTTCGCACACGTCACGCCACCTTACACCTCTGGGGACTGGTCTCCGATGGAGGCGTCCACTCCCACCTCGACCACATCAAGGCTGCTCTCCAAGCCGCTAAAGAAGCCGGCCTCACCCGAGTGCTTATCCACGCCTTCACAGACGGCCGCGACACCTCTCCCACAGGAGGAGCACAATACCTCGACGATCTCATCCGCACAACACGCCAGATCGGCATCGGTGAAATTGCAAGCTTAGTCGGCCGTTACTACGCCATGGATCGCGATAAACGCTGGGAGCGCATCCAATCAGCTTACGAACTAATTTTTTCCGGCAAAGGCACCCACACATGCACAGATCCAGTCACAACACTACAAAATTATTACGCCGCCGGAAAAACAGATGAATTCATCCCCGCAACTCGTATCCTCCCCGGCGAAAGCCCATTGATCAAAGACGGCGATGGCATTTTCTTCATCAACTTTCGCGCCGACCGCACACGACAACTCTGCGAAGCCATCCTAAAAGATGATTTCAACGGCTTCCCCAGAACTTACCGCCCTCGCGTAGAACTCCTCACAATGACCGAATACGACCCCCTATACAAACTACCTTGCCTTTACCCACCCCAAAGCATGAAAAACATCTTCGGCGAAGTCGTCAGCACTGCAGGCCTAAGCCAGCTTCGAATGGCTGAAACCGAAAAATATCCACACGTCACCTACTTCTTCAACGGCGGAAATGAAACCCCATATCCAGGAGAAGAACGCGAAATGGTGCCTTCACCTAAAGTTGCCACCTACGACCTCAAACCAGAAATGAGTGCATACGAACTAACAGAAGCCGTCTTACGAAGAATCCGCCAAAAACCTTACGACGTCCTCGTCCTAAATTACGCCAACCCAGACATGGTCGGCCACACAGGCTCTCTCCAAGCCGCCATCAAAGCCGTAGAAGCAGTCGACGCTTGCGTAAAGCAAGTCCTCACCGAAGTTCTCAATCAAAAAGGATGCGCCATCGTCACCGCCGACCACGGAAACTGCGAACAAATGATCGCCGAAGACGGTTCACCCCACACAGCACACACCTCCAACCCCGTCCACATCCTCTACGTCGGCCACGACGCTAATCGCATCCGATTGAAAAACGGAATACTAGCCGACGTTGCCCCCACACTTCTAGATTTGCTAGGGCTCCAAAAACCTGCTGAAATGACCGGGTCGAGCCTCATCGAAA
This genomic interval carries:
- a CDS encoding PH domain-containing protein, giving the protein MHSDETGSPGQVEASFVSEPRSVVSEAGGERTVWHGHPSHLINARYHALTLGLFAVVPPLLKGVFDLLQWQEKTEWYWLILSPILLPVLFYSMWKVIEVQCHHYILTTERLRQVRGVFTKRTEEVELYRVRDTELIEPLLMRFIGAGDVIVISGDATAPRFVVRGIRDAQHFRELLRAQVEACRRQKGVREWQVG
- a CDS encoding cytochrome c oxidase subunit 3, giving the protein MNTTALPVVAESENSHSSRAYAITARFGMFIFLLSEAMLFLGLIAGYVVLFISNLSTWLPESGAYYHLEWPLSWMNWLMILNTVLLLASSWTFHLSEVALRGDRADRALGWLTLTTILGVIFLCGQAFEWWHLKHEGLWINEGGLYAATFFTLTGFHGAHVAIGIGLLLWAWVRLLTGKVTATRYVMFENVGLYWHFVDIVWVFVFSLLYVVPFVIYAFR
- the gpmI gene encoding 2,3-bisphosphoglycerate-independent phosphoglycerate mutase, with amino-acid sequence MKSQRLVALIIRDGWGIQAQSHLSPEKIGDATRLAATPYHDYLYAHYPMATLSASGLDVGLPEGQMGNSEVGHLNLGAGRIVYQDLTRIHQDIASKKFFRNPTLLSFLHSLRTRHATLHLWGLVSDGGVHSHLDHIKAALQAAKEAGLTRVLIHAFTDGRDTSPTGGAQYLDDLIRTTRQIGIGEIASLVGRYYAMDRDKRWERIQSAYELIFSGKGTHTCTDPVTTLQNYYAAGKTDEFIPATRILPGESPLIKDGDGIFFINFRADRTRQLCEAILKDDFNGFPRTYRPRVELLTMTEYDPLYKLPCLYPPQSMKNIFGEVVSTAGLSQLRMAETEKYPHVTYFFNGGNETPYPGEEREMVPSPKVATYDLKPEMSAYELTEAVLRRIRQKPYDVLVLNYANPDMVGHTGSLQAAIKAVEAVDACVKQVLTEVLNQKGCAIVTADHGNCEQMIAEDGSPHTAHTSNPVHILYVGHDANRIRLKNGILADVAPTLLDLLGLQKPAEMTGSSLIERK